One Hyla sarda isolate aHylSar1 unplaced genomic scaffold, aHylSar1.hap1 scaffold_3438, whole genome shotgun sequence DNA window includes the following coding sequences:
- the LOC130330968 gene encoding uncharacterized protein LOC130330968 isoform X2 has translation MKSLTDQEAVRTLIELMDEQEPQPTGTTSTEFLDVKIIRDDNGFLSTDLFRKSTSANTILHAKSGHPRHLVNNIPTGQYLRARRICSNTLDFEKQAEDLQVKRRTIKQDSDTVRFITTYHSRTQDMNTAIAKYWPLLTTDQVRGIDRVYAGPRGGNWKTLLAQKECKWIEILGTKTPAGLNEINSFASYLVYNTSCSSFYQYGGRLPFSFLFSPPFPCSPSLCTIRYIFNVFIIVAITSSAVQLTICGWFIYVYSYNIDLSFLNYV, from the exons GTACTACATCTACTGAATTCCTTGATGTTAAGATCATAAGAGATGACAACGGTTTCCTTTCCACTGACCTTTTTAGAAAAAGTACTTCTGCCAACACTATACTTCATGCAAAATCCGGACACCCACGACACCTAGTGAATAACATCCCAACTGGACAATATCTTCGGGCACGACGTATCTGTTCCAATACCTTGGACTTCGAGAAACAAGCTGAAGATCTTCAG GTTAAAAGACGTACCATCAAACAGGATTCCGATACCGTTAGATTCATCACAACATACCACTCACGGACCCAAGATATGAACACAGCAATTGCAAAATACTGGCCCTTACTTACGACAGACCAG GTTCGGGGCATTGATCGGGTCTATGCTGGCCCTCGTGGCGGCAATTGGAAAACTCTTCTCGCTCAAAAAGAATGTAAATGGATTGAAATTTTGGGAACAAAAACTCCGGCTGGATTGAACGAGATCAACAGTTTTGCCTCCTATTT GGTCTACAATACATCTTGCTCATCATTCTATCAATATGGCGGGAGACTCCCCTTTTCCTTCCTTTTCTCTCCTCCTTTCCCATGTTCCCCATCCTTATGTACTATTCGATATAtctttaatgtatttattattgTTGCTATTACTAGTAGTGCTGTCCAATTAACTATCTGTGGATGGTTCATTTATGTATATTCATACAATATTGATTTGTCTTTCTTAAATTATGTTTAA
- the LOC130330968 gene encoding uncharacterized protein LOC130330968 isoform X3, with the protein MWRHFILLSDIVTEYERKSTSANTILHAKSGHPRHLVNNIPTGQYLRARRICSNTLDFEKQAEDLQVKRRTIKQDSDTVRFITTYHSRTQDMNTAIAKYWPLLTTDQVRGIDRVYAGPRGGNWKTLLAQKECKWIEILGTKTPAGLNEINSFASYLVYNTSCSSFYQYGGRLPFSFLFSPPFPCSPSLCTIRYIFNVFIIVAITSSAVQLTICGWFIYVYSYNIDLSFLNYV; encoded by the exons ATGTGGAGGCACTTTATACTTCTATCCGACATAGTGACGGAATACGAGCG AAAAAGTACTTCTGCCAACACTATACTTCATGCAAAATCCGGACACCCACGACACCTAGTGAATAACATCCCAACTGGACAATATCTTCGGGCACGACGTATCTGTTCCAATACCTTGGACTTCGAGAAACAAGCTGAAGATCTTCAG GTTAAAAGACGTACCATCAAACAGGATTCCGATACCGTTAGATTCATCACAACATACCACTCACGGACCCAAGATATGAACACAGCAATTGCAAAATACTGGCCCTTACTTACGACAGACCAG GTTCGGGGCATTGATCGGGTCTATGCTGGCCCTCGTGGCGGCAATTGGAAAACTCTTCTCGCTCAAAAAGAATGTAAATGGATTGAAATTTTGGGAACAAAAACTCCGGCTGGATTGAACGAGATCAACAGTTTTGCCTCCTATTT GGTCTACAATACATCTTGCTCATCATTCTATCAATATGGCGGGAGACTCCCCTTTTCCTTCCTTTTCTCTCCTCCTTTCCCATGTTCCCCATCCTTATGTACTATTCGATATAtctttaatgtatttattattgTTGCTATTACTAGTAGTGCTGTCCAATTAACTATCTGTGGATGGTTCATTTATGTATATTCATACAATATTGATTTGTCTTTCTTAAATTATGTTTAA